A segment of the Acidimicrobiales bacterium genome:
GCGCGCGGCCACGACCTCCACCTCGCCGACCTGCTCCTCCACGCCCACGTCGCGCTGGTCGCCGTCCGACGGGGAGACCGTGACACCGCCGAGGGCGCGCTCCGGGGGGCCGACGACGCCCTGGGCTCCGGTGCTCGGCTCGGGCTCACGTGGTCCTCCTGGGCCCGTGCCCTGGCGCGGGCCGGCGACGGCGACGACGGGCTCGCCTGCGACGCCCTGGTCGCGCTCGAGCAGCTGTCGGTGCCCTTCGGCCTGCTGGTCCGGCTCCACCCGGCCTCACCCGACCTGGTGCGGCTGGCGCTCCGGGCCGGACGGCCCGAGCAGGCGGCCGCCACCGCCGAGCACGCCACCCTCCTCGCGACCAGGAGCGGTGCGCCCACCGTGGTCGCCGCCGCGCTGCGGTGCCAGGCCCTGTGTCGCGGCGACGCCGACGCCGCGGTGGCGGCGGCCGAGGCCTACGCCGGGGCCGGACGGCCGGTGGAGGAGGCCGACGCGGCTACCGACGCCGCGCTGGCCCTCGCCGCTGCCGGACACCCGGCAGCGGCCGAGGCGTGGGCCCTGCGCGCGGCCGCCGCCTACGAGGCGGTCGGCGCCGACGCCGACCTCGACCGCCTGCGGTCCGCCGGCCTGGCCCGCCGACGTGGGCCCAACCGCAGCGCCTCGTCAGGGCCCGAGGCGCTCACCCCGACGGAGCGACGAGTCGCCGGGCTGGTCGCCGAGGGCCACTCCAACATCGACGTCGCCGAGCGGCTGGGCCTGTCGCGGCGAACGGTGGAGACCCACCTGCAGCACGTGTTCACCAAGCTCGGGATCACGAACCGCATGGCCCTGGCGCTGCGGTGGCGGGAGCGGGGGCAGCGGCGGGGGCAGCCCGCACCCCTGGGCCGCGGGCGGTGACCACGGGAGCGCCGACGCCGGCCGCCCTGGTCGGCCGGGACCAGGCCTGGGCTGCGGCCACCGACCGGCTCCGCGCCCTCGCCGACGGCGGTGGCGGCGGCCTGGTGGTGACCGGCGAGCCCGGCGCGGGCAAGACCCTGCTGGCCGAGCTGCTCACCGACGAGGCCCGGGCACGGGGGCTGGTGGTCCGGCGGGCGGCGGCACCCCCGCCCGGGGTCGAGCGCCCCCGCGGCGTGCTGGCCACCGCCCTGGCGGGCGAACGCGCCGACCGGGCGGCACCCGCCGACACGGCTGCGGACCCCGCCACCACCCTCGGACAGCTCCTGGCCGGGCCCGCGCCGGTCGTCCTCGCCATCGACGACGCCCACTGGGCCGACCGAGCGGCCCTCCGGGTGCTGGAACGGCTCGCTCCCGACCTGGCGCGCCTCCCGCTGCTGCTCGTGCTGGCGTTCCGCCCGGCGCCCCGACCGCCGTCGCTCGACGACCTGCTCGACGCCCTGCCCGGCGAGCGGACCACCCGGGTCACCCTCGGGCCGCTCGACGCGAGCGCCGTCGGCCGGCTGCTCGCGGGCGAGCTGGGCAGGACACCGGGCAAGCGCCTGCTGCGGGAGGCGGCCCGTGCCCGCGGCAACCCCTTCCTCGTCCTCGAGCTGGCCCGCGCCGTCGCCGAAGCGGGCCTGCTGGAGCGGGTCGGTGACCAGGTCGAGCTGGTGCCGTCCCCCGGCCGCGACGACCGGCGCCTGACCGGCCGGCTCGCCCACCTCGACCCGGCGACCTCGGAGGTGCTGCGCGCCGCTGCCGTGCTGGGCGTGCCGGCCACACCGTCGGAGCTGTCGTCGATGCTCGGCGTCCCGGTGGCCGGTCTGGTCGGGCCGGTGGAGGAGGCGCTTCGCCTGACCGTCCTCGAGGAGGTCGGCGACCGGCTCGGGTTCCGCCACGACCTGCTGCGGGCCGCGCTCTACGCATCGACGCCCGAGCAGGTGCGGGTGCACCTGCACCGCACCGCGGCCGCCGCGGCCGAGGCCTCGGGGGCCCCGACCAGCCAGGTGCTGCGACACCGCCTGCTCGCCGGCGACCCGGTCGACGACGCCCTGCTGGCATGGATGGACACGGCCGCGGCCGAGCGGGCCGCCGCCACCGCCCCGGCGGTCGACGTGCTGGACGAGGCCGCCAGCCACCTGCCAGCCGGCCACCCGTCGCGCCCGGCCCTGGACGCGGCCCTGGCCCGCGCCCTCCTTCTCGACGGGCGCCCCGCCGCGGCCGAGCGCACCGCTCGAGCGGTCCTCGCCGCGGGCCCGGGGACCGACGTGGCCACCAGGGCCGGGCGCACCCTCGTCGACGCCCTGCTCGCCCAGGGCCGGGTGGGGGCGGCCGCCGCCGCGGCCACCGACCCACGCCCCGAGACCGCGGTGGCCGTGCTCCTGGGAGACGAGCCGGCGGCGGCGGCCGGGCCGGCGCGCCTGCTGCTCGATCGACCCGGCGAGGAGGCGCTGGCGCTCGCCCTGCTCGCGGCCTCGGCCGCCCTCACGGGCGACGACCACACGGCCCGCCGGCACGCCGCGCAGGTGCGAGACCTGGCCCGGCACCTGCCCGCCCTCCGCGCCCGACGGTGGCCTCCGGCGCTGTGGCTGGGCCTGGCGGCCAGCCTGGGCGACCGGGGTGGGGAGGCGCTCGCCGACCTGGCCGCCGCCGCCGACGGCACGCCGCCGCCCGAGGCGGGCTGGACCGCCGGCCTGCGCCATGCCTTCGCGGCCGAGGAGCACGAACGATCGGGCCGCTGGGACGACGCCTGGGCCGAGACGTCGGCCGGCCTGGACGCGTCGCGCGAAGGGGCCGCCCTCGGGGTGCTCATCCTGCTGGGCGTCGCGGCCCGCATCAGCGGGCGCAGGGCGCTCCCGGAGGCGGCCGCCGCCGCCGACCGCGCCGCCGCCGAGGTGGCCGCCGGGGCGACGGTGGGCGGCGAGTGGGCCGCGCTGGGCCGCGCCGCGGTGCTCGAGGGCGGGGGGGACCCCGCCGGAGCCCTCGCCGTGCTCCTCGCGGCCGTCGAGTCGGCGGCCGACGCCGGGAGAACCGGCCGGCTCCACCTGCTCACCCCCGACGTGGTGCGCCTGGCCCTGGCCAGCGGCGAGGGCGACGTGGCGGCATGGGCCGCTCGCCTCACCGACCGGCGCGCCGAGGGGTCCACGGTGCCCTCGGTGGTGGCGGCCGCGCATCGGTGCCGGGGCCTGGTGGATCGGGACCCCGATCGCCTCCTCGCCGCCGCGGCGGTGCTCGAGGGCACCGGGCGCCCACTGGAGCGGGCCGCGGCCGCC
Coding sequences within it:
- a CDS encoding DUF2791 family P-loop domain-containing protein, which produces MTTGAPTPAALVGRDQAWAAATDRLRALADGGGGGLVVTGEPGAGKTLLAELLTDEARARGLVVRRAAAPPPGVERPRGVLATALAGERADRAAPADTAADPATTLGQLLAGPAPVVLAIDDAHWADRAALRVLERLAPDLARLPLLLVLAFRPAPRPPSLDDLLDALPGERTTRVTLGPLDASAVGRLLAGELGRTPGKRLLREAARARGNPFLVLELARAVAEAGLLERVGDQVELVPSPGRDDRRLTGRLAHLDPATSEVLRAAAVLGVPATPSELSSMLGVPVAGLVGPVEEALRLTVLEEVGDRLGFRHDLLRAALYASTPEQVRVHLHRTAAAAAEASGAPTSQVLRHRLLAGDPVDDALLAWMDTAAAERAAATAPAVDVLDEAASHLPAGHPSRPALDAALARALLLDGRPAAAERTARAVLAAGPGTDVATRAGRTLVDALLAQGRVGAAAAAATDPRPETAVAVLLGDEPAAAAGPARLLLDRPGEEALALALLAASAALTGDDHTARRHAAQVRDLARHLPALRARRWPPALWLGLAASLGDRGGEALADLAAAADGTPPPEAGWTAGLRHAFAAEEHERSGRWDDAWAETSAGLDASREGAALGVLILLGVAARISGRRALPEAAAAADRAAAEVAAGATVGGEWAALGRAAVLEGGGDPAGALAVLLAAVESAADAGRTGRLHLLTPDVVRLALASGEGDVAAWAARLTDRRAEGSTVPSVVAAAHRCRGLVDRDPDRLLAAAAVLEGTGRPLERAAAAVEAALALADRGRPDDLRGLLAPALATYASVGATLDADRVRAALRARGLRPPRATRPAEGWDALTPAELQVVALVAEGATNQQIADRLYLSRRTVETHLRRVFTKLGTSSRVELAVAATRRGLAG